The following are encoded in a window of uncultured Ilyobacter sp. genomic DNA:
- a CDS encoding CBS domain-containing protein: protein MEYTERQKKIIDIVKKRGPITGDEIGKILELTRGALRTDFSILTKNNILNSKPRKGYTYLGKGNTSGSKLGDKQVKTYMGIPSILTEETTVYEAVVSLFLKDTSSLLIVKDGYLSGIVSRKDLLKHVMGGKENHKSPIGMIMTRMPNIIVCFPNDSIHSAAEKMVEHEIDSIPVVEEKIHDKKTRYKVLGKISKTTITRIFVDEFKKNRGD from the coding sequence TTGGAGTATACGGAGAGACAAAAAAAAATAATCGATATAGTGAAAAAAAGAGGGCCCATTACAGGTGATGAAATAGGAAAGATTTTAGAGCTTACAAGGGGGGCTCTGAGGACAGACTTTTCAATACTTACTAAAAATAATATCCTTAACTCTAAACCAAGAAAAGGCTACACCTATTTGGGGAAAGGTAATACAAGTGGCAGCAAACTCGGTGACAAGCAAGTAAAAACTTATATGGGAATCCCTAGCATACTTACTGAAGAAACAACTGTCTACGAAGCTGTAGTATCACTTTTCTTAAAGGACACAAGTAGCTTATTGATCGTAAAAGACGGATACCTTTCAGGAATTGTTTCTAGAAAGGACCTTTTGAAACATGTTATGGGTGGCAAGGAAAACCATAAATCTCCAATAGGTATGATAATGACAAGAATGCCAAATATTATTGTCTGCTTCCCTAATGACAGCATCCATTCTGCTGCAGAGAAAATGGTCGAACATGAGATAGATTCCATCCCTGTAGTGGAAGAAAAAATTCATGATAAAAAAACAAGGTATAAGGTTCTTGGAAAAATCTCTAAAACAACTATAACTAGAATATTTGTAGATGAATTCAAAAAAAATAGAGGTGATTAA
- a CDS encoding pyruvate, water dikinase regulatory protein — MEKFTIHVFSDSYGESGEQVSKCALSQFGFGEYDIIRHSHINSLEKLNQELKILAGAENILVVHTMIHLDHVAVLAKFCKERNFKNIDLLNPLVDAIEAHTKRTPKRESGIYKKLDEKYFRRIEAIEFAVKYDDGKDARGIYEADLILLGISRTSKTPLSIYLGNKKHIKVINIPLVPEMEVPKDIFKVPKKKIIGLTNSIEVLNKIREERLKTIGFKEGSAYSSMGRIIEEMDYAENIMKRIGCPVVDVSQKAIEETSEIIINIMKENGFKIIY, encoded by the coding sequence TTGGAAAAATTTACCATACACGTTTTTTCAGATTCTTATGGAGAATCAGGGGAACAGGTTTCAAAATGTGCCTTATCTCAATTTGGATTTGGAGAATACGACATCATAAGACACTCACATATTAATAGCCTTGAAAAATTAAACCAAGAATTAAAAATATTAGCCGGAGCTGAGAATATATTAGTAGTCCATACAATGATACACTTAGATCATGTGGCAGTTCTCGCTAAATTTTGTAAAGAGAGAAATTTCAAAAATATTGACCTACTGAATCCTCTGGTAGATGCAATAGAAGCCCATACTAAAAGGACTCCTAAAAGAGAGTCGGGAATATATAAAAAACTTGATGAAAAATATTTCCGTAGAATAGAAGCCATCGAATTTGCAGTAAAGTATGATGACGGTAAAGATGCTAGAGGCATATATGAAGCAGACCTCATACTGTTAGGAATATCGAGAACATCTAAAACACCTCTCAGCATCTATCTCGGAAATAAAAAGCACATTAAAGTCATAAACATTCCGTTAGTTCCGGAGATGGAAGTTCCGAAGGATATCTTTAAGGTTCCTAAGAAAAAAATCATTGGTCTTACTAATTCAATCGAGGTTCTAAACAAGATCCGTGAAGAAAGGCTTAAAACCATAGGATTTAAGGAAGGATCTGCCTACTCTTCCATGGGAAGAATTATCGAAGAGATGGATTATGCAGAAAACATAATGAAGAGAATCGGATGCCCCGTTGTAGACGTATCTCAAAAAGCAATTGAAGAAACTTCTGAGATCATAATAAACATAATGAAGGAAAATGGATTTAAAATAATTTATTAA
- the pfkA gene encoding 6-phosphofructokinase, which translates to MKKIAILTSGGDAPGMNAAVRAAGKFALNTDLEVYGIKRGYLGMLNDEIFKITSQDLGGIIDRGGTTLLTARCPEFKDPKIRAIAAENLKKRGIDGLIVIGGDGSFHGADLLSKEHGIKVIGIPGTIDNDIAGTDYTIGFDTCLNTILDAIQKVRDTATSHERTILIEVMGRDAGDLALYASMAGGGDGILIPEQENPIEVLAYQIQQRRRRGKLHDIILVAEGVGSAHTIAEELKKKVHTDVRIVVLGHVQRGGTPSGFDRILGTKMGAKAVQLLLEEKGCLMIGIEGNKIVTHPIEYAWEGERRSHMEDYELAHILSK; encoded by the coding sequence TTGAAAAAAATAGCCATATTAACGAGTGGAGGAGACGCTCCAGGAATGAATGCTGCAGTTAGAGCCGCAGGTAAATTTGCACTTAATACTGACTTAGAAGTGTATGGAATAAAAAGAGGATATTTAGGTATGTTAAATGATGAAATTTTTAAAATAACTTCTCAAGATCTTGGTGGCATAATAGACAGAGGTGGAACAACTCTCCTTACTGCAAGATGTCCGGAGTTTAAAGATCCAAAGATAAGAGCAATTGCCGCAGAAAATCTTAAAAAAAGAGGTATTGACGGTCTTATAGTTATAGGAGGAGACGGATCTTTCCACGGTGCAGACCTACTTTCAAAAGAACACGGTATAAAGGTAATCGGTATTCCTGGAACTATTGACAATGATATCGCAGGTACTGACTATACAATAGGTTTTGACACTTGTCTGAATACCATTCTAGACGCTATACAAAAAGTAAGAGATACTGCTACTTCCCATGAGAGAACTATTCTTATAGAGGTAATGGGAAGAGATGCCGGAGACCTAGCTCTTTACGCTTCTATGGCCGGAGGAGGAGATGGGATATTGATCCCTGAGCAGGAAAATCCTATCGAAGTATTGGCTTACCAGATACAGCAAAGAAGAAGAAGAGGAAAGCTTCATGATATTATCCTAGTCGCAGAAGGTGTAGGTTCGGCACATACTATAGCAGAAGAATTAAAGAAAAAGGTACATACTGATGTAAGAATCGTAGTACTAGGTCACGTACAAAGAGGCGGTACTCCTTCCGGTTTTGACAGAATACTTGGTACTAAAATGGGTGCTAAGGCAGTACAGCTGTTGTTAGAAGAAAAAGGGTGCCTGATGATAGGTATCGAAGGAAATAAAATCGTAACTCACCCTATCGAGTACGCATGGGAAGGGGAAAGAAGAAGCCACATGGAAGATTACGAGCTGGCTCATATTTTATCAAAATAA
- a CDS encoding gamma carbonic anhydrase family protein, giving the protein MLLEFEGILPKLNEKTFVAEGAKLIGNVEMDEFSSVWFNCVARGDVSYIRVGKYSNIQDNSVLHVADNNPCIVGNYVTVGHNVVLHGCEIENHCLIGMGATVLTGAKIGRGSIIAAGALVKENQIIPPNSLVAGVPGKIIRTVENQLNSIHFQAVKYKTLWTKRYGIMPDADGEVYRGEKIV; this is encoded by the coding sequence GTGCTTTTAGAATTTGAAGGTATTTTACCTAAATTAAATGAAAAGACTTTTGTAGCAGAAGGTGCAAAATTAATAGGAAATGTAGAGATGGATGAATTTTCTAGCGTCTGGTTCAACTGCGTGGCGAGGGGGGACGTATCTTATATCCGTGTTGGAAAATACTCTAACATACAAGACAACTCAGTTTTACACGTAGCAGACAACAATCCCTGTATTGTAGGGAATTATGTGACAGTGGGTCACAACGTAGTCCTTCACGGATGTGAGATAGAGAATCATTGTCTTATAGGTATGGGGGCTACTGTTCTTACAGGGGCCAAAATAGGCCGTGGAAGTATAATAGCTGCAGGAGCCCTTGTGAAAGAGAATCAGATTATCCCCCCTAACTCACTTGTAGCAGGAGTACCAGGAAAAATAATTAGAACTGTGGAAAATCAATTGAACAGCATCCATTTTCAGGCTGTAAAATACAAAACACTCTGGACAAAAAGATATGGAATTATGCCTGATGCCGATGGTGAGGTTTATAGAGGAGAAAAAATAGTCTGA